TTTTCGTAGTTCTCGATGTAGTCGTCGAGGTTCTCTTCCAGCATCTTGCGGTACTGCTCGCAGAAATAGTCGAGGGTCTCCTCGCGGCCCTTTGCCATCTCGGTGCGCGACAGGTACCCCGTGGCGCTGACCCAGGCATTGAAGCGGGCGGCAGCGTAGAGCATCGACGCGCTCACCTTGCCGCGGCTGACTTCTTTGGAGATCTGCTCGTTGGAGAGCTTGATGTGGGCATCGGCTCGTGCGAAAAATGTCTTGTCAGCTTGGTTTGCCATGCCCGTATTTTAGCACAACACGCTCCAACAGGCGGGAGCTGACTCAGGGTCGCAATCGGTTTTTCCAGCTCTTACCTGCTGCACATCCACGCACCAAATCGCCGTTTTCACCTGGCTCGACGAACGAGAGGCGATAGGTTTTTGCTTCCAGCGTGAGCTTCACCCCTGCACCAAAGTAGTACCAAGGGAAATAGACACGGTTGAGAGACTCCCGTGGGACATCAAAGACAGTCTCGCCTCCACTCAAAAGTCGTAAGCGTCCTTGGACCAGCTCAAGTGTTCCCGGCGCGCTCCGAAAAAGCCCCGTTAGTACCCACACCGGGGTGGAGAATCGATCACGACTCATCGACATATCCTTCCATGCGTCGCTGGCGCTTCCAGTAGCGCTCGCAGTGGGGGAGATAGTCGCAGTCGG
This genomic interval from Armatimonas rosea contains the following:
- a CDS encoding DUF3144 domain-containing protein; its protein translation is MANQADKTFFARADAHIKLSNEQISKEVSRGKVSASMLYAAARFNAWVSATGYLSRTEMAKGREETLDYFCEQYRKMLEENLDDYIENYEKYMGTIQ